TGCTTGCAATATCTTTGGTTTGGTTTTTGGCAACTATAATTTTCGTTTACTCAAATTTGTTCTTCTCATATATATTTTGGCAAGTTTTTGTATGGGCTATACCCACTTCTTTAATTGTTGCAATTATTTTTAATAGTATTTGGGGAAAAAGAAAAAATACCTTTATTTTTATTTCTTGTATGGTTTGGACAGCCCTTGGAAGTCTTTATATTCAACTTATACAATATAATATTTGGCTGGTATTTATTTTGGGTGTCCCTGTTCAAATTGCAATAGTTCTTTGGTCAAATTTGAAAAAGTAAATATAAAAAAGAGAGTACATTTACTATACTCTCTTTTTTATTTGATATTAGTAGATTATTTTTTTAGGTCTTTCTTTTTTTTGATATAACTGCATGCATCGCAGCCCGGGCATCTTCTTATTCCTGACTTTTTATTCTTAATTTTATTTAATACCAAATAAGTAATTATACCTATTGCACTTAGCAAAACCAAAATCAATATTACAATATCTGCTGCTGTCATAGAAATCTCCTACTAATTATTATGCTGTTTATGTTTTAAAATATAAGCATTATTAAATTACCTATTCCATAAATCAGCAATGAAACTATATACGCAATTGCAAGCTGATAAAGCAAGATAATTGCTGTCCATTTTCTTGATTTAACTTCTTGAGAAATTGTTCCAATTGCTGCAAGACAAGGAGGAGCCAAAAGATTGAAAGCCA
The sequence above is drawn from the Clostridia bacterium genome and encodes:
- a CDS encoding helix-turn-helix transcriptional regulator, giving the protein MKPVKQIIAQNLSELRKQNKLTQLELAERLNYSDKAISRWERGDTLPDIDVLCQLADMYGVSFEYLITEGSMHDKSRMMTKKERSNKLTITLLAISLVWFLATIIFVYSNLFFSYIFWQVFVWAIPTSLIVAIIFNSIWGKRKNTFIFISCMVWTALGSLYIQLIQYNIWLVFILGVPVQIAIVLWSNLKK